In Halichondria panicea chromosome 17, odHalPani1.1, whole genome shotgun sequence, a single window of DNA contains:
- the LOC135351605 gene encoding solute carrier family 15 member 4-like encodes MFNSDSMSLGHNLDLDNSGSIQYTSSYESVIQREVQAFRLRYLCSQSATRFGQYICRRTLHGSAVYITLFLMFLERLAYYAVVGNITDPFLKSLEISELYQSLIQTALFEMVANVMFPIFGFLGDRYIGRFHTVHISMWILLAGYVSLAFTSSFERNFDNGHHINTILLPICFIIISVGSAGFQANMIPLGADQIMGRPSDEISAYFYWYYWIRNVGALIFVLSFTCTFPYNTTVFGCVSAICISVGLIILQFTRNKLYIDNRQHNPYKLVFQVISFVVRVKRPQLRSAFSYTGVEAPSRMDLAKTIHGGKFINCEVEDVKTFVRLLVFLLSLVGVLTVYTGVLNAITTQIKYMTVPYINTLIGSCTSVWVVNILFIVLAIPIINYCLYPFLREYTPNMQKRIGIGHFLVFLSPFFLLLLSSVGFSRVGSQSEVATHSCMFVNTSLLPIHLDISSYYILIPHVLASLAEIFIVISSLEFFYAQSPHTMRGMMIGLFFFTWGIATVIANLIIVVFSNIHIVALTCDIWYYILLVILSVLFFVLFILVSVWYKNRRRGDIEPDLYYREQ; translated from the exons ATGTTTAACTCTGATTCTATGTCACTGGGGCACAATCTAGACCTAGATAATTCAGGGAGCATTCAGTACACCAGCAGCTATGAGAGTGTTATTCAAAGAGAAGTTCAAGCATTTCGTCTGCGATATCTCTGCTCCCAATCTGCCACCAGATTTGGACAATACATATGTAGACGAACTCTCCATGGAAGTGCTGTGTATATTACACTCTTTCTTATGTTTCTTGAGAGGTTAGCATACTATGCTGTTGTAGGAAATATCACTGACCCATTCTTAAAGAGTCTTGAAATTTCTGAATTGTACCAATCGCTAATTCAAACTGCTCTTTTCGAAATGGTTGCCAATGTCATGTTCCCAATTTTTGGTTTCCTTGGTGATCGTTATATTGGACGTTTTCATACTGTGCACATTAGTATGTGGATTCTTTTGGCTGGGTATGTTTCCTTGGCTTTTACCTCATCGTTTGAGCGCAATTTTGACAATGGCCACCACATCAATACGATTTTACTTCCAATTTGTTTTATCATTATTTCTGTGGGCTCGGCTGGATTTCAAGCAAATATGATCCCACTAGGAGCTGATCAGATAATGGGACGACCGTCCGATGAAATTAGTGCTTATTTCTATTGGTATTATTGGATACGTAATGTTGGTGCACTGATTTTTGTGCTAAGTTTCACCTGTACTTTTCCTTACAATACTACGGTGTTCGGATGCGTGTCTGCAATCTGTATTTCTGTCGGTCTGATTATATTACAGTTCACCCGCAATAAACTCTATATTGACAACAGACAGCACAACCCCTACAAACTAGTGTTTCAAGTAATCTCGTTTGTCGTTAGAGTTAAGCGACCTCAGCTTAGAAGTGCATTTAGTTATACTGGAGTGGAAGCACCCAGTCGTATGGATCTAGCCAAAACAATTCATGGAGGGAAGTTCATCAACTGTGAGGTGGAAGACGTGAAGACCTTTGTCCGACTGTTAGTATTTCTATTGTCTCTCGTTGGAGTCCTTACTGTGTATACTGGG GTCTTGAATGCCATAACCACACAGATCAAGTACATGACTGTACCGTACATCAACACACTCATAGGGTCGTGTACATCTGTCTGGGTTGTCAATATTTTGTTCATTGTCTTAGCGATTCCTATTATAAACTACTGCCTGTATCCATTCCTTCGCGAGTACACACCTAACATGCAAAAGAGGATAGGTATCGGACACTTCTTAGTGTTTTTGAGTCCTTTCTTTCTCCTTCTCTTATCGTCAGTTGGTTTTTCCCGTGTAGGAAGTCAAAGCGAAGTAGCAACTCACTCATGTATGTTCGTAAATACTTCTTTACTGCCCATTCACCTCGATATTAGTTCGTACTATATTCTGATCCCACACGTCCTGGCTTCGTTGGCTGAAATATTTATTGTCATTTCAA GCTTGGAGTTCTTCTATGCTCAGTCCCCTCACACGATGCGTGGGATGATGATCGGCCTATTTTTCTTCACCTGGGGTATTGCAACTGTGATTGCCAACCTTATCATAGTCGTGTTCTCAAACATCCATATAGTAGCCCTCACTTGTGACATTTGGTATTACATTTTGTTAGTGATACTGTCCGTTTTGTTTTTTGTGTTGTTTATACTCGTGTCCGTGTGGTACAAGAACAGAAGAAGAGGAGATATAGAACCTGACTTGTACTACAGAGAACAATGA
- the LOC135351618 gene encoding uncharacterized protein C7orf50 homolog yields the protein MDSTTHKKKRKRENDEISSSKQNKHTHGDKPSIKTPRPNEPLRPTNEPLPEEHIQLLDSVKGHIKELTQVNDSYQDLDEPMGKDVLKSEDRKKKSKQTESPTEEKSIEEVKECAIEYLRLWDENKKKWSFRKKPQYWLLQNMYQKSMVSKAHFKVLLRYLEGLQGHQRQLVTERARLILDQYSEEMPEGSPTKREYKRAVGILRVLA from the exons ATGGATAGTACGACTCAtaagaaaaaaagaaaaagagaaAATGATGAAATTTCATCTTCGAAGCAAAACAAGCACACACATGGTGATAAACCATCTATAAAGACACCCCGACCAAATGAACCACTTCGACCAACTAATGAACCTTTACCCGAAGAGCACATTCAATTGTTGGACTCCGTCAAAGGTCATATCAAAGAGCTTACACAAGTGAATGATTCTTATCAAGACCTGGATGAACCAATGGGAAAGGATGTCTTGAAATCGGAGGATAGAAAAAAGAAAAGCAAACAGACTGAATCGCCCACTGAGGAAAAATCTATAGAGGAAGTGAAGGAATGTGCTATAGAGTACCTTCGATTGTGGGACGAAAACAAAAAGAAATGGTCCTTTAGAAAGAAACCTCAGTATTGGCTTCTGCAGAACATGTACCAAAAGAGCATG GTCTCCAAGGCTCACTTTAAGGTGCTGCTTCGTTACCTGGAAGGGCTTCAGGGCCACCAAAGACAGCTGGTCACAGAGAGAGCACGACTCATCCTAGACCAGTACAGTGAAGAGATGCCagaag GTTCACCCACAAAGAGAGAATACAAGAGAGCCGTTGGGATTCTGAGGGTGTTAGCTTAA
- the LOC135351599 gene encoding fibropellin-1-like codes for MVHVSAKVLVLLALVAKSLCFPGGAPSSACSNLTPNHGTASQDQATNPYVLNLTDFPRDSAGNYFYVPGVTYTVFLQGNELDLTFRGFLIQARDIDNPTFAVGSFASPSAGADYSLHNCASTEIPADSGVTHTDRNDKTQVDFTWTAPSSGTGNIVFAYTVVQIMPTFWADQRTVAIVEEDFCSVSPCQNGGTCTSLLATFQCDCINEFTGTQCETVVDICSSTICLNNGTCIEGIGTAFTCNCVRGFSGMLCEEDIDYCEIFDCFNSGNCTDGGIDVDFTCTCAPGFSGSQCQIELACEPNPCLNGGNCTDELGEDANTFSCDCPLGYSGDTCEIDDVFCSPDSCTNGGICAEGVGPEISCMCLSGFTGLLCETDLDFCTTDTCMNNGTCIEGIGTAITCNCVRGFSGMLCEEDIDYCEIFDCFNSGNCTDGGIDVDFTCTCAPGFSGSQCQIELACDPNPCLNGGNCTDELGEDASTFSCDCPLGYSGDTCEIDDVLCSPDSCANGGTCAEGVGPEISCTCLSGFTGLLCETDLDFCTPDTCINSGTCIEGIGTVITCQCTNGFSGSQCETDLDFCTKDSCFNNGTCIEAVGTDTTCMCLVGFTGNRCQIELVCDPSPCLNGGTCAEGVGIEISCTCLSGFTGLLCETDLDFCTTDTCMNNGTCIEGIGSTITCNCVLGFSGMLCEEDIDYCEMFDCFNGGNCTDGGIDVDFTCTCAPGFFGSRCQIELACDPNPCLNGGNCTDELGENANTFSCDCPLGYSGDTCKIDDDFCSVSSCANGGLCVEGVGPEISCMCLPGFTGLECETDLDFCTTDMCLNNGTCNEGIGNLTSCQCMDGFSGSRCEVDLAHCTTDTCFNGGTCVEGIGVSVSCTCTRGYTGTRCEDDDSSELFCLSNSCQNNGTCREEFGRTISCSCVAGFTGDTCDIDIDYCTPINCLNGGTCLEDIGASFTCRCLERFSGDLCEMSSATTSAIVTQCVNVPSESSATEVNTVAIAVSVIVTFFLSILIGAALGGVLTWCVMSRTSSQSYEFKTNPGTVLTNSIELQITSQANPKKDGD; via the exons ATGGTGCATGTTTCTGCAAAAGTGCTTGTTCTACTGGCTCTAGTTGCAAAGTCTCTCTGTTTTCCAGGTGGAGCTCCAtcttctgcatgcagcaatctAACACCCAACCATGGAACAGCTTCCCAAGATCAGGCAACCAACCCTTATGTGCTCAACTTGACAGATTTTCCTCGGGATTCTGCTGGGAATTACTTTTATGTTCCTGGAGTTACTTACACAG TGTTTCTTCAAGGAAATGAACTAGATCTAACTTTTAGAGGATTTCTGATCCAAGCCAGAGATATAGACAATCCTACATTTGCTGTTGGTTCTTTCGCTAGTCCATCAGCAGGTGCTGACTACAGTCTTCATAACTGTGCCTCAACTGAG ATCCCCGCAGACAGTGGCGTGACACATACTGACCGAAATGATAAGACACAAGTTGATTTCACTTGGACAGCGCCTTCCAGTGGTACAGGAAACATTGTCTTTGC gtaCACTGTGGTTCAGATTATGCCAACTTTCTGGGCAGATCAGAGGACAGTTGCAATAGTAGAAGAGG ATTTTTGCTCTGTTAGTCCTTGTCAGAATGGAGGGACCTGCACTTCTTTGTTGGCCACCTTTCAATGTGATTGTATAAATGAATTTACTGGTACCCAGTGTGAGACTGTTGTCGATATATGTTCTTCTACTATTTGTTTGAACAATGGTACTTGTATCGAAGGAATCGGCACCGCGTTCACTTGTAATTGTGTGCGTGGATTCAGTGGTATGCTCTGTGAGGAAGATATAGATTATTGTGAAATCTTTGATTGTTTCAATAGTGGAAATTGCACGGATGGAGGAATAGATGTAGACTTCACTTGTACTTGTGCTCCTGGATTCTCTGGTAGTCAATGTCAGATTGAGCTTGCTTGCGAACCGAACCCTTGCCTTAACGGTGGTAACTGTACAGATGAATTGGGAGAGGATGCCAATACATTCTCATGTGACTGTCCTCTTGGTTATAGCGGTGATACTTGTGAAATTGATGATGTCTTTTGCTCACCAGATTCGTGCACTAATGGTGGTATTTGTGCCGAAGGTGTGGGACCAGAAATCTCCTGTATGTGCCTATCGGGTTTTACTGGACTCCTATGTGAAACCGATCTGGATTTCTGCACTACAGATACGTGTATGAATAATGGTACGTGTATCGAAGGAATCGGCACTGCGATCACTTGTAATTGTGTGCGTGGATTCAGTGGTATGCTCTGTGAGGAAGATATAGATTATTGCGAAATCTTTGATTGTTTCAATAGTGGAAATTGCACGGATGGAGGAATAGATGTAGACTTCACTTGTACTTGTGCTCCTGGATTCTCTGGTAGTCAATGTCAGATTGAGCTTGCTTGCGACCCGAACCCTTGCCTTAACGGTGGTAACTGTACAGATGAATTGGGAGAGGATGCCAGTACATTCTCATGTGACTGTCCTCTTGGTTATAGCGGTGATACTTGTGAAATTGATGATGTCCTTTGCTCACCAGATTCGTGCGCTAATGGTGGTACTTGTGCCGAAGGTGTGGGACCAGAAATCTCTTGTACATGCCTATCGGGTTTTACTGGACTCTTATGTGAAACAGATCTGGATTTCTGTACTCCAGATACGTGCATAAATAGTGGTACTTGTATTGAAGGAATCGGCACTGTCATCACTTGTCAATGCACTAATGGTTTTTCTGGTTCACAGTGTGAGACTGATTTGGATTTCTGCACCAAAGACAGCTGTTTCAATAACGGTACTTGTATTGAAGCCGTAGGAACagatactacatgcatgtgtctgGTCGGATTCACTGGAAACCGATGTCAAATTGAACTTGTTTGCGACCCAAGTCCCTGCCTGAATGGTGGCACTTGTGCCGAAGGTGTGGGAATAGAAATCTCCTGTACGTGCCTATCGGGTTTTACTGGACTCCTATGCGAAACAGATCTGGATTTCTGCACTACAGATACGTGTATGAATAATGGTACTTGTATCGAAGGAATCGGCTCTACCATTACTTGTAATTGTGTGCTTGGATTCAGTGGTATGCTCTGTGAGGAAGATATAGATTATTGTGAAATGTTTGATTGTTTTAATGGTGGAAATTGCACGGATGGAGGAATAGATGTAGACTTCACTTGCACTTGTGCTCCTGGATTCTTTGGTAGTCGATGTCAGATTGAGCTTGCTTGCGACCCGAACCCTTGCCTTAACGGTGGTAACTGTACAGATGAATTGGGAGAGAATGCCAATACATTCTCATGTGACTGTCCTCTTGGTTATAGCGGTGATACTTGTAAAATTGATGATGATTTTTGCTCAGTGAGTTCGTGCGCTAATGGTGGCCTTTGTGTTGAAGGTGTGGGACCAGAAATCTCCTGTATGTGCCTACCGGGTTTTACTGGACTCGAATGTGAAACGGATCTGGATTTCTGTACTACAGATATGTGTTTGAATAATGGTACTTGTAATGAAGGAATCGGCAATCTCACATCTTGTCAGTGCATGGACGGTTTTTCTGGATCTCGCTGTGAGGTGGACCTGGCTCATTGTACAACAGATACTTGCTTTAATGGTGGCACTTGTGTTGAGGGTATTGGTGTCTCTGTATCATGTACGTGCACCAGAGGTTACACTGGTACTCGGTGTGAGGACGATGACAGCTCTGAACTATTCTGCTTATCGAACTCGTGTCAAAACAATGGAACTTGTAGAGAGGAATTTGGCAGAACTATCTCGTGTAGTTGTGTTGCAGGATTTACTGGTGATACATGTGATATCGATATCGATTACTGCACGCCCATCAATTGTTTGAATGGTGGGACGTGCCTTGAAGACATTGGAGCATCCTTTACTTGTAGGTGCCTTGAAAGATTTTCAGGAGACCTCTGTGAAATGTCAAGTGCTACTACCTCTGCTATAGTCACCCAATGCGTCAATGTACCTA GCGAATCGTCAGCTACTGAAGTAAATACAGTAGCGATTGCTGTCAGTGTGATTGTGACCTTCTTCCTGTCTATTCTCATTGGTGCTGCACTGGGAGGAGTCTTGACTTGGTGTGTGATGAGCAGGACGTCCTCTCAGTCGTACGAATTCAAAACTAACCCAGGGACAGTGTTAACGAACAGCATTGAGTTACAAATTACTAGCCAAGCCAATCCAAAAAAGGATGGAGACTAA
- the LOC135351615 gene encoding coiled-coil domain-containing protein 137-like, whose amino-acid sequence MGRVSKHKKIKAMDPFYKGPKREPSKEENLPPGSLTDDQPVPKSLLRIVRSSSGKSDKKMKRRQKPTETSHTKEMGINALEEQTFSRREGESLNDYLDRIDIESRERLVELSKKSKGTSERRKKYYEKRKKRLASKKGHKDEGVEFNDLKDTVRFGEVVSAPPKLSAKPRRKSDKVQITLPSGKSNKPDQGPVVVGLKRKQDIEEERERLIQRYRMAKKTKVEITKQQ is encoded by the exons ATGGGACGAGTTAGTAAGCACAAGAAGATAAAAGCAATGGATCCATTCTACAAAGGACCCAAGAGAGAGCCATCCAA AGAAGAGAACCTTCCCCCAGGCAGTCTCACTGATGATCAGCCAGTGCCAAAATCTCTATTGCGTATTGTTCGCTCAAGTTCTGGAAAGTCTGATAAGAAGATGAAACGAAGACAGAAACCAACCGAAACATCCCATACCAAGGAGATGGGAATTAATGCTTTGGAGGAGCAGACATTTTCACGTAGGGAGGGAGAGAGTCTTAACGATTATCTGGACAGAATCGACATTGAGAGCAGGGAACGCTTGGTGGAGTTGTCTAAGAAGAGCAAAGGAACCTCAGAGAGAAGGAAGAA GTACTATGAAAAGAGAAAGAAGAGATTAGCGTCAAAGAAGGGCCATAAAGACGAAGGTGTCGAGTTCAATGACCTGAAAG ATACTGTTCGGTTTGGAGAGGTTGTGAGCGCCCCTCCCAAACTAAGTGCTAAGCCTCGAAGAAAATCGGATAAGGTTCAGATTACTCTACCCAGTGGCAAATCAAACAAGCCAGACCAAGGCCCTGTTGTTGTCGGATTGAAGAGGAAGCAAGACATTGaagaagagagagagagactgATTCAACGATATAGAATGGCTAAAAAAACAAAAGTCGAAATAACTAAACAGCAATAA
- the LOC135351606 gene encoding transmembrane protein 104-like, translating to MAGPTSDKPVDTYSPFFGFVYIFNLIIGVGALSLPKAFSQAGIILGTLLLFMLAFMSYMTATFMIEAMAIANALFKFRQRSGQSTSSSKLSSISHTSPDIQKVDESGVVSGSYGAVDTSPSHHSSQYESEKTPLVPTVIDSETVFTDSGDTEPVGHVIPPDDYEISQKFEMGTLANQFYHPVGVFLYYVVICLYLYGDLAIYAVAIPKSITRVVCGDDITNFTNLTNLTNVSSENMEWNHSNSTVESYCFGQVNDQQAYYIFLTICLLLLCPWTFFNLTKSKYLQLFTTILRNVAFAMMVGIAVSNLALGPPTTPSSASLSGFPLLFGVSIYSFMCQHSLPGMVTPMRRKNGIFWKIGVDFALILSFYLLLAFTGAFWLPENKLNDIYTLNFFRRVMPDDNSAELLLSVLGYYLALFPVFTLSTNFPIISITLRENLKALFRVLLHRWIGDNPYPWPVEHILFPILALFIPIGIAFGTQNVELLVSVTGSFPGVGVQYVIPVTLAFCGKYIITSSKRYNMKYENKYKSPFSYIFFLVFVLLWTTVSMVLLIVDDALKIANGKFI from the exons ATGGCAGGACCAACTTCAGATAAGCCAGTGGATACGTACAGCCCATTT TTTGGGTTTGTGTACATCTTCAACCTGATTATTGGCGTTGGTGCCTTATCCCTCCCGAAGGCTTTCAGTCAAGCAGGTATTATTCTGGGAACCCTACTCCTCTTTATGTTAGCCTTCATGAGTTACATGACTGCCACCTTTATGATTGAAGCCATGGCTATTGCCAACGCTCTGTTCAAGTTTAGACAGAGGTCTGGTCAGAGTACGAGCAGCAGCAAGCTGTCGTCCATCTCTCATACATCACCAGACATTCAAAAAGTCGACGAG tctggCGTGGTGTCTGGTAGCTATGGTGCCGTGGATACCAGTCCCTCCCACCACTCGTCTCAGTATGAGAGTGAGAAGACTCCTCTTGTGCCCACCGTCATAGACTCTG AGACTGTGTTTACGGATAGTGGTGACACGGAGCCTGTAGGCCATGTTATCCCCCCAGATGACTATGAGATCAGCCAGAAGTTTGAAATG GGCACTTTGGCTAACCAGTTCTACCACCCAG TGGGTGTGTTCTTGTACTATGTGGTCATCTGTCTCTACTTGTACGGTGACCTCGCCATTTACGCTGTGGCCATCCCAAAGTCTATCACAAGAGTAGTatg TggtgatgacatcacaaattTCACCAACCTCACCAACCTCACTAACGTGAGCAGTGAAAACATGGAATGGAACCACTCCAACTCAACCGTGGAGTCTTATTGCTTTGGCCAGGTCAACGATCAACAGGCCTACTACATATTCTTG acCATTTGTCTACTGCTCTTGTGTCCCTGGACCTTCTTCAACCTCACCAAGTCCAAGTATCTACAGCTGTTCACCACCATCTTGAGGAATGTCG CCTTTGCTATGATGGTGGGTATCGCAGTGTCCAACTTGGCTCTCGGTCCAcccaccaccccctcatcCGCCTCCTTGTCCGGTTTCCCCCTCCTCTTCGGAGTCAGTATCTACTCGTTCATGTGTCAGCACTCGCTACCCGGCATGGTCACACCCATGAGAAGGAAGAATGGCATTTTCTGGAAAATTGGAGTGGATTTTGCACTGATTCTGAGTTTCTACCTTCTCTTAGCCTTCACTGGAGCGTTCTGGTTACCAGAGAATAAACTTAACGATATCTACACTCTCAACTTTTTCAGACGCGTCATGCCAGATGACAATAGTGCTGAACTGCTCCTGTCAGTGCTTGGTTACTATCTCGCTTTGTTTCCCGTCTTCACGCTCAGTACAAACTTTCCCATCATCTCCATCACGCTCCGAGAAAATTTGAAAGCCCTTTTCCGAGTTCTGCTCCATCGTTGGATTGGAGACAATCCGTACCCCTGGCCAGTGGAACATATCCTCTTCCCTATACTAGCTTTGTTCATTCCAATCGGTATAGCATTTGGGACGCAAAATGTCGAGCTCCTCGTGAGCGTAACCGGTTCGTTCCCGGGTGTGGGAGTGCAATATGTGatacctgtgacactggcgtTTTGTGGCAAATATATCATCACAAGCTCCAAGAGGTACAACATGAAATACGAGAACAAATATAAGTCTCCGTTCAGTTATATCTTCTTCCTAGTGTTTGTGCTTCTCTGGACAACTGTCAGTATGGTGTTGCTTATAGTCGATGACGCTCTGAAGATTGCAAACGGAAAATTCATCTAG